In one window of Toxotes jaculatrix isolate fToxJac2 chromosome 10, fToxJac2.pri, whole genome shotgun sequence DNA:
- the spdl1 gene encoding protein Spindly — MAAEEEIQLLRSQLREREEQVHQAAQAGLDLLNQQMELQNRLDEQRVEMTNALEALEQDKYSLQKEVELKTRMLESLKSDYECVKHQQRQQLQEQQEHLERSHSMALSEVNNKMLRLRSALEESQLSEKQLKHKLEVQTETLNNKMEELKALNEHTQSSMTSEMMEVQIKVMELEAIKVELEQTLQESQYREQQLELTNSSLQRHLERITEEKEEREKEAVSCFNALEKSREVNRDLQIQLDQVLQQAQDPNSKGNSLFGELEDKRAEMERQLISMKVQYQSLQKQHAFSKQQLQRMKVQIATLMQLQGSRADPAQLERLQSMLSEKNGEIQNLMTKLQRLEKVEVILKSQPSNPTPAEGAGGQDETYYTDLLKMKLNNTVKDAERLGDELSLQRMKSLSESQRALELERKLFTSERLLKQAQSDKIKLQLRVEELQHKYEPKEAKKNLIQKRKKEKLPVDAAPSSEETTCGKVEQQVVTMETDVTPKTADPEADICPTAEALSATQGSEPTEPRAAKCVKISGDEPVVIPNLSSPMTDCKEKEMEENQQRNRREERVKKQKAVEMIHVSSNNSMENQCAQQ; from the exons ATGGCAGCAGAAGAGGAGATACAGCTGCTCAGGAGCCAgctgagggagagggaggagcaggTCCACCAGGCTGCTCAGGCTGGCTTAGATCTCCTCAACCAGCAGATGGAACTGCAAAACAGACTGGATGAACAGAGAGTGGAGATGACCAATGCGCTTGAG GCCCTCGAACAAGACAAGTACTCCCTGCAGAAGGAAGTGGAGTTGAAGACTCGGATGCTGGAGTCACTGAAATCCGACTATGAATGTGTGAAGcaccagcagagacagcagcttcaGGAACAACAAGAACATCTGGAGAGGAGCCACAGCATGGCGCTCAGTGAGGTCAACAACAAG ATGCTGAGGCTTCGGTCGGCTCTGGAGGAATCTCAGCTGAGtgagaaacagctgaaacacaaacttGAGGTGCAGACTGAGACTCTGAATAACAAAATGGAGGAGCTGAAAGCTCTGAATGAACACACCCAAAGCTCCATGACGTCTGAGATGATGGAGGTGCAGATCAAGGTCATGGAGCTGGAGGCCATTAAG GTGGAGTTGGAGCAGACTTTGCAGGAATCTCAgtacagagagcagcagctggagctgaCCAATAGCAGCCTGCAGCGTCACCTGGAGCGaatcacagaggagaaggaggagcgagagaaagaggCCGTTTCCTGTTTTAATGCGTTAGAG AAATCTCGTGAGGTGAACCGGGACCTCCAGATCCAGTTGGACCAGGTTCTACAGCAAGCCCAGGATCCCAACAGCAAAGGGAACTCTCTGTTCGGTGAG ttGGAGGATAAGCGTgctgagatggagagacagcTGATCAGTATGAAGGTCCAGTATCAGTCCCTGCAGAAACAACACGCcttcagcaaacagcagctgcagcgcATGAAG GTTCAGATAGCCACTCTGATGCAGCTTCAGGGTTCCAGGGCTGACCCTGCTCAGCTGGAGAGACTCCAGTCCATGCTCTCAGAGAAGAATGGGGAGATCCAAAATCTCATGACTAAGCTACAGAGACTGGAGAAGGTGGAG gtgataTTGAAATCTCAACCATCTAATCCAactccagcagagggcgctggTGGCCAAGATGAAACCTACTACACTGACCTGCTCAAAATGAAGCTCAACAACACTGT taaGGATGCAGAGCGTCTGGGAGATGAGCTTTCCCTGCAGAGAATGAAGTCTTTGTCAGAGAGCCagagggctctggagctggagaggaagCTCTTCACCTCTGAGCGGCTGCTCAAACAG GCTCAGAGTGACAAGATCAAACTGCAGCTGCGAGTAGAGGAGCTACAACACAAGTATGAACCCAAAG AGGCAAAAAAGAATCTGatccagaagagaaagaaagagaaacttcCTGTGGACGCCGCACCCTCCTCTGAGGAAACCACATGTGGAAAGGTTGAGCAGCAGGTCGTTACCATGGAGACGGATGTCACACCTAAGACTGCAGACCCTGAGGCTGACATCTGTCCTACAGCCGAGGCACTGAGCGCCACTCAAG GTTCTGAGCCGACTGAGCCGCGGGCTGCGAAGTGTGTGAAGATCAGCGGAGATGAGCCTGTAGTGATCCCCAAcctcag CTCTCCTATGACTGACTGtaaagagaaggagatggaggagaaccAGCAGCGgaacagaagagaggagagagtaaagaagcagaaagcagTGGAGATGATCCACGTCAGCTCCAACAACAGTATGGAGAACCAGTGTGCTCAGCAATAG
- the trappc11 gene encoding trafficking protein particle complex subunit 11 encodes MMAGSQWEFPPELCCRPMAFVALTGLDVVYNAVHRAIWDAFCANRRADRVPISFKVLPGDHEYPKCRTKRTSYEWYIPKGILKTGWMNKHLNLVPALVVLFYELDWDDPQWKEKQSECATKVEIVRTSLQGRNTKVAVVLIQKKTPLPPGEDLVASERASALCNACDLSGKSLFVLPHTDHLVGYIIRLENAFYEHAQTYYYTEIRRVKSHKEFLNKTTHQLLFVRHQFKIAFFSELKQDTQNALKYYRTAYSLVHELRAHETNMLEIKTMAGFINYKICRLCFQHNTPLDAIAQFRKHIDLCKKKIGSAELAFEHSAWMSKQFQSFGELFDEAIKLGLTAIQTQNPGFYYQQAACYSQERKQMAQQLCQAGASYPSPDPLDTQSGGLDFYGQRPWRQGHQSIDPPDAEKEKTGILALQIKERDVPHSELIIALLSNAVAQFKKYKCPRMKSHLMVQMGEEYYHAKDYTKALKLLDYVMCDYRTERWWGLLTAILTTALRCAYLMASVKDYIIYCMELLGRASTLKEEQKARIEKNLIKVLMKEAPDAEPECDLSSVSAARSLWNDRMALAGSNELTIEVQDYIPFLQCKARFCSPSFHVDQPIQLQVFLRADCPHPVSLNKLAVSLSNQEYNQWCMVESSEQERMSLLPGKTKCYNFSFVAKTEDVGKKIEMTGIEVMLGSENGRCVFLSWRGAGGDAASTHEALQASRSSRRWGRGLDTRPELDWDSLIMQHSTMIISRVPKISVQLNHQPPALNNEMYCIGLTVQSQEEAVAKDVKLTAGLKPGQDANLGQTTHVTLDGSKVCDDTAPALLPDVPLGDLKPGEKLEKCVYVRCVSTGPRVFLFHVAYSIDTTVEGRQIVCKCHKDETVTIETVVPFEVSVKFVSTKFEPLDRVAVDIPFLLMTDIFSSSPWPLLLASSSLQLQTMTSNTPQLQSQLQEVVLQTGECASECFCLQCPPVTNSNNTVATGQYLISWRRSPPSADSPLIQTTVTLPHVILESVPLYIHADLPSFGRVRESLPVRYHIENRTALVQEVEMAVEPSDAFMFSGLKQVRLRILPGSEQQMLYNYYPLMAGYQTLPQLNISLPRCPTTTNTHTLRRFLPQRIFVKPQGRQLDDASIAAA; translated from the exons ATGATGGCAGGTTCCCAGTGGGAGTTTCCTCCAGAGCTATGTTGTCGGCCTATGGCCTTTGTAGCTCTAACCGGTCTGGATGTGGTGTACAATGCTGTGCACCGAGCTATCTGGGACGCCTTCTGTGCAAACCGTCGAGCAGACAGAGTCCCCATCTCTTTCAAGGTGCTCCCAGGAGACCACGAGTACCCCAAATGTCGTACTAAG CGAACATCCTATGAGTGGTATATCCCCAAAGGCATCCTGAAAACAGGCTGGATGAATAAGCATCTGAACCTGGTACCTGCTCTGGTTGTTCTCTTTTATGAGCTGGATTGGGACGATCCACAGTGGAAAGAGAAACAGTCTGAATGTGCCACTAAAGTGGAGATTGTCAG gACCAGTCTTCAGGGCAGGAACACCAAGGTAGCGGTGGTTCTAATCCAGAAGAAAACTCCACTACCTCCAG GAGAGGACCTCGTAGCGTCAGAGAGAGCATCAGCTCTTTGTAATGCCTGTGATCTGTCTGGCAAGAGTCTCTTCGTACTGCCGCACACCGACCACTTGGTGGGCTACATTATAAG GTTGGAGAACGCCTTCTATGAACACGCTCAGACGTACTACTACACTGAGATTCGTCGCGTCAAATCGCACAAGGAGTTCCTTAACAAGACGACACACCAG ctgctgtttgtcagaCACCAGTTCAAAATCGCTTTCTTCAGTGAGCTGAAGCAGGACACGCAGAATGCTCTCAA gTATTACAGAACTGCATACAGTCTTGTCCATGAGCTCAGAGCCCATGAGACCAACATGTTGGAAATCAAAACTATGGCTGGATTCATCAACTATAAG atctgtCGTCTGTGTTTCCAGCATAACACTCCTCTAGATGCTATAGCCCAGTTCAGGAAGCACATTGACCTGTGTAAAAAGAAGATTGGCAGTGCCGAACTGGCATTCGAACATTCTGCATGGATGTCTAAACA GTTCCAGTCGTTTGGTGAGCTGTTTGATGAAGCGATAAAACTGGGGCTGACAGCCATCCAGACCCAGAACCCTGGTTTCTACTACCAGCAGGCTGCTTGTTACAGCcaggagaggaagcagatggcacagcagctctgtcag GCAGGAGCGAGTTACCCCTCCCCTGATCCACTGGACACCCAGAGCGGAGGACTGGACTTCTATGGGCAGAGACCATGGCGACAAGGACACCAGA GTAttgatcctccagatgcagagaaggagaagacaGGGATTCTGGCCCTGCAGATTAAAGAGAGAGATGTACCACATTCT GAGCTGATCATAGCACTTCTCAGCAATGCTGTCGCCCAGTTTAAGAAGTACAAGTGCCCCCGAATGAAGAGCCACCTCA TGGTGCAGATGGGAGAGGAGTACTACCACGCTAAAGACTACACCAAAGCCCTGAA GCTCTTGGACTACGTGATGTGTGACTACCGTACAGAGCGATGGTGGGGGCTCCTGACGGCCATATTGACCACAGCTCTGCGCTGTGCTTATCTGATGGCCAGTGTTAAAGACTACATCATATACTGCATGGAGCTCCTGGGCAGAG CTTCAACACTGAAGGAGGAGCAGAAGGCGAGGATTGAGAAGAATCTCATCAAAGTCCTGATG AAGGAGGCTCCTGACGCTGAGCCGGAGTGtgatctgtcctctgtcagcgCAGCCAGGTCGCTGTGGAACGACCGCATGGCTTTAGCCGGATCAAATGAGCTCACTATAGAAGTGCAGGACTACATACCATTCC TCCAGTGTAAGGCCAGGTTCTGCTCTCCCAGTTTCCATGTGGACCAGCCCATCCAACTACAGGTCTTCCTTCGAGCTGACTGTCCTCATCCTGTATCGCTTAACAAGCTGGCCGTCAGCCTCAGTAACCAG gAGTACAACCAGTGGTGTATGGTGGAGTcttcagagcaggagagaatGAGCTTGTTGCCGGGGAAAACCAAATGCTACAATTTCAGCTTTGTAGCAAAGACTGAAGACGTTGGCAAGAAGATCgag atGACAGGTATTGAGGTGATGTTGGGCAGTGAGAATGGCCGCTGTGTGTTCCTGAGCTGGAGAGGGGCGGGTGGCGATGCAGCCTCTACCCATGAAGCCTTGCAGGCCAGCAGGTCGTCACGCAGATGGGGGCGAGGTTTGGACACACGGCCAGAGCTGGACTGGGACAGCCTGATCATGCAGCACAGCACCAT gaTCATCTCCAGAGTCCCAAAGATCTCGGTTCAGCTGAACCATCAGCCTCCTGCACTCAACAATGAAATGTACTGCATCGGCCTCACTGTCCAGTCACAGGAGGAGGCTGTGGCAAAGGATGTCAAACTGACGGCTGGCCTCAAACCAG GCCAGGATGCTAATCTAGGCCAGACCACGCACGTAACACTCGATGGCTCAAAGGTTTGTGACGACACTGCGCCTGCTTTGCTCCCTGACGTACCCCTGGGAGACCTGAAACCAGGCGAGAAG TTGGAgaaatgtgtatatgtgaggTGTGTGTCGACTGGACCAAGGGTGTTCCTGTTCCACGTGGCCTACAGCATCGATACCACAGTGGAAGGACGACAGATTGTCTGCAAATGTCATAAG GATGAAACTGTTACCATAGAGACAGTAGTCCCATTTGAGGTGTCCGTCAAGTTTGTATCGACCAAG TTTGAGCCATTGGACCGGGTAGCAGTGGACATTCCCTTCCTGTTGATGACAGACATCTTCTCCTCGTCTCCGTGGCCTCTTCTGttggcctcctcctctctgcagctccaaACTATGACCAGCAACACACCACAGCTTCAGTCACAGCTACAGGAAG TGGTtttgcagacaggtgagtgtGCCAGTGAGTGTTTCTGTCTCCAATGTCCACCAGTGACCAACAGCAATAACACAGTGGCTACAGGACAGTACTTGATATCATGGAGGAG AAGTCCCCCCAGTGCAGACAGTCCTCTCATCCAGACTACAGTCACTCTACCTCATGTCATCCTGGAGTCTGTCCCTCTCTACATCCATGCTG atTTACCATCATTTGGACGAGTCAGAGAGTCTCTTCCAGTTCGTTACCACATAGAGAACAGAACAGCTCTGGTGCAGGAGGTGGAGATGGCTGTCGAACCTTCGGATGCCTTCATGTTCTCTGGACTCAAACAG gtgCGTCTCCGTATCCTTCCTggctcagagcagcagatgcTGTATAACTACTACCCACTGATGGCTGGTTACCAAACACTGCCCCAGCTTAACATCAGCCTGCCCCGCTGCCCgaccaccaccaacacacacacactgagacgcTTCCTGCCTCAACGCATCTTTGTCAAG CCTCAGGGTCGACAGCTGGACGATGCCTCCATTGCTGCTGCttga